From one Rosa rugosa chromosome 4, drRosRugo1.1, whole genome shotgun sequence genomic stretch:
- the LOC133743907 gene encoding uncharacterized protein LOC133743907 yields the protein MDFSHLSDSEEDSAVEDLLSQAKDYILLEQLSAINCSGFTDSVLPTDLESRFCRLKSFPVTKHKTTASRPPQTTASFRHDSVQAENPDEKKAPNPKSQSGYESPPLESSEFSPEKGMTAAKPKPKHGSVSSRSNSSNSSPDSAIFSPAKRVSGKKQRSKLKSKSGWLSSPLGSCNSLRNDSPSPPRKAGCFWCSPKTKSASSQRKSKENGGVGGGLGLNFSDDDELLSDLGSFSKKEQSKMLKKAMKEEEKISREAEKIVKWAKQESARMNVTGIDDELSDD from the coding sequence ATGGATTTCTCCCACCTCTCCGACTCCGAGGAAGACTCCGCCGTAGAAGACCTCCTATCCCAAGCCAAAGACTACATCCTCCTCGAGCAGCTCTCCGCCATCAACTGCTCCGGCTTCACCGACTCCGTCCTCCCCACCGACCTCGAGTCCCGCTTCTGCAGACTCAAGTCTTTCCCCGTCACCAAACACAAGACCACCGCCTCCCGCCCACCTCAAACCACCGCTTCGTTCCGCCATGATTCGGTTCAGGCTGAAAACCCAGATGAGAAAAAGGCTCCTAATCCGAAATCACAGTCTGGGTATGAGTCACCGCCTTTGGAATCGTCGGAGTTTTCACCGGAAAAGGGAATGACGGCTGCGAAACCGAAGCCAAAACATGGGTCGGTTTCGTCTCGCTCGAATTCTTCGAATTCATCTCCCGATAGTGCAATTTTCTCACCGGCCAAGAGAGTTTCAGGCAAGAAGCAGCGTTCTAAATTGAAATCGAAATCTGGGTGGTTGTCTTCTCCGTTGGGTTCTTGCAATTCGTTGAGGAATGATTCTCCTTCGCCGCCGAGGAAAGCCGGTTGCTTCTGGTGTTCTCCAAAGACAAAGAGTGCTTCTTCTCAGAGAAAGAGCAAGGAAAATGGGGGTGTTGGTGGTGGGCTTGGTCTCAATTTCAGCGACGACGATGAGCTCTTGTCGGATTTGGGAAGCTTTTCGAAGAAAGAGCAGAGCAAGATGCTAAAGAAGGCGATGAAGGAGGAAGAGAAGATCAGTAGAGAAGCTGAGAAAATTGTCAAGTGGGCTAAGCAAGAGTCGGCTAGAATGAATGTCACTGGTATTGATGATGAACTTAGTGATGATTAG
- the LOC133744658 gene encoding aspartic proteinase CDR1-like, with amino-acid sequence MASLTLACFTLLISVIATTTTVAAFTVDLIHRDSPLSPFYDSSTTHFHRLRDSFLRSIARASRFTRATTSSPIESRVISSSGEYLMNVSVGTPPVEVLGIADTGSDLIWTQCKPCKQCFNQNPPLFDPAHSSTYKTLPCQSSSCSNLDQATCATAAESSSGQDTCQYSYRYGDRSYTRGSLALETFTIGSTAGHRVLLPKIVFGCGHENGGTFDESGSGLIGLGGGPLSFISQLSKSVNGGKFSYCLVPTAAKSDVASKISFGTAGIVSGAGAVSTPLVSKQPDTFYYLTLEAISVGEKKLLYKSQPNKAVAGSEGNIIIDSGTTLTLLPPGFHDDVVLALEAAINAERVSDPRGVLSLCFKSKKDDIGVPVITAHFSGGADVKLNALNTFARVEDDMVCFTMIPSDEVAIFGNLAQINFLVGYDLDDRTVSFKPTDCTKHL; translated from the coding sequence ATGGCGTCACTAACTCTTGCATGCTTCACCCTCCTTATATCAGTGATTGCCACTACTACTACTGTAGCTGCTTTCACCGTCGATCTCATCCACCGCGACTCCCCACTCTCTCCCTTCTACGACTCCTCAACCACCCACTTCCACCGTCTCCGCGACTCCTTCCTCCGCTCCATCGCACGTGCCTCGCGCTTCACACGCGCCACCACCAGCTCCCCAATCGAGTCAAGAGTGATCTCGAGCTCAGGAGAGTATCTCATGAACGTCTCCGTCGGAACCCCACCGGTGGAAGTCCTCGGAATCGCTGACACCGGCAGCGACCTCATCTGGACCCAATGCAAGCCATGCAAGCAGTGCTTCAACCAAAACCCTCCCCTCTTCGACCCAGCTCACTCCTCCACCTACAAAACCCTACCTTGCCAGTCCAGCTCATGCTCCAACCTCGACCAAGCCACCTGCGCCACAGCCGCCGAGTCCTCCAGCGGCCAAGACACGTGCCAGTACAGCTACCGTTACGGAGACCGCTCCTACACACGTGGGAGTCTCGCTCTCGAAACCTTCACCATCGGATCAACCGCCGGCCATAGGGTCTTGCTTCCGAAGATTGTCTTCGGTTGCGGCCACGAAAATGGCGGCACCTTCGACGAGTCAGGGTCCGGTCTGATTGGGCTCGGTGGCGGCCCACTTTCTTTCATTTCTCAGTTATCAAAATCGGTTAACGGAGGGAAGTTCTCCTATTGCTTGGTTCCTACGGCAGCCAAATCCGATGTAGCGAGCAAGATTAGTTTCGGTACAGCTGGCATTGTCTCCGGTGCCGGCGCCGTTTCGACTCCTTTGGTCTCCAAACAGCCCGACACCTTCTATTACCTCACGCTCGAGGCCATTAGCGTCGGAGAAAAGAAGTTACTCTACAAAAGCCAACCAAACAAGGCCGTCGCCGGAAGTGAGGGTAACATTATCATTGACTCCGGGACTACGTTGACGCTGCTCCCACCCGGATTCCacgacgacgtcgttttggctCTGGAGGCAGCTATTAATGCAGAGCGGGTTAGTGATCCTAGAGGCGTTCTGAGTCTCTGCTTTAAGAGCAAGAAAGATGATATTGGTGTTCCGGTTATAACGGCGCATTTTAGCGGCGGCGCCGACGTTAAGTTGAACGCTTTGAACACGTTTGCGAGGGTGGAGGATGATATGGTTTGCTTTACCATGATTCCGTCCGATGAGGTTGCGATATTTGGGAACCTGGCTCAGATCAACTTCCTGGTGGGCTATGACCTAGACGATCGGACTGTTTCCTTCAAGCCAACTGATTGCACTAAGCATCTCTAA
- the LOC133707052 gene encoding probable serine/threonine-protein kinase PBL15: MRPQPSSKPWRPFTAKYCCSAEDQTFFGNFSRPCRPSRSDLSKDGPQLPSFRRLSFSDLSRSSSTRIMDDLAQSFGSELHDFQLSELRGITHDFSSNFLLGEGGFGTVHKGYVDENLRQGLKPQAVAVKLLDIEGLQGHREWLAEVIFLGQLRHPHLVKLIGYCCEDEERLLVYEFMSRGSLENHLFKRLSISLPWGTRIKIAIGAAKGLAFLHDAEKPVIYRDFKTSNVLLDSDFTAKLSDFGLAKMGPEGSETHVTTRVMGTYGYAAPEYVSTGQLTTKCDIYSFGVVLLELLTGRRAMDKSRPKSEQNLIDWAKPYLTSTRRLRYIMDPRLAGQYSVKGAKEIALLALQCISLSPKDRPRMPTIVETLEVVQLLKDMAVTHGHWPASPKSSRNGVFGAKARIDGNKVAYIRKSTAATTVTQKS, translated from the exons ATGAGGCCACAGCCCTCATCAAAGCCTTGGAGACCATTCACAGCCAAGTATTGCTGCTCGGCTGAAGACCAGACATTCTTTGGCAATTTCAGCAGGCCCTGCAGGCCTTCGAGATCAGATTTATCAAAGGATGGTCCTCAGCTACCCTCGTTCCGGCGACTGTCTTTCTCTGATCTCAGTCGTTCTTCCTCGACGCGTATCATGGATGATCTTGCACAGTCTTTCGGGTCTGAGTTGCATGATTTTCAGCTGAGCGAGCTGCGTGGTATAACTCATGATTTCTCGAGTAACTTTTTGTTGGGGGAAGGTGGATTTGGAACTGTGCATAAGGGCTATGTAGATGAGAACTTGAGGCAAGGTTTGAAGCCACAGGCTGTTGCTGTTAAGCTCCTGGACATTGAAGGCTTGCAGGGACACCGCGAATGGCTC GCAGAAGTGATATTTCTTGGGCAGCTGAGGCACCCACATTTggtcaaattaattggctatTGTTGTGAGGATGAAGAAAGACTTCTGGTGTATGAGTTTATGTCCAGAGGCAGCTTGGAGAATCACTTATTCAAAA GGCTTTCAATATCATTACCATGGGGTACAAGAATAAAGATCGCAATAGGAGCAGCCAAAGGCCTTGCTTTCTTGCATGATGCCGAGAAGCCAGTCATTTATCGggatttcaaaacttcaaatgtCTTGCTAGATTCT GATTTTACGGCAAAACTGTCGGATTTCGGACTTGCAAAGATGGGACCTGAAGGATCAGAAACACATGTTACAACAAGAGTAATGGGTACATATGGCTATGCTGCCCCAGAATACGTCTCTACAG GGCAGTTGACAACAAAATGTGACATATACAGCTTTGGGGTGGTGCTACTAGAATTGCTTACTGGAAGAAGAGCCATGGACAAATCAAGACCAAAGAGTGAGCAGAATCTCATTGATTGGGCAAAACCTTACCTCACTAGTACTAGAAGGTTACGCTACATTATGGACCCGAGGCTTGCCGGACAGTATTCTGTGAAGGGTGCGAAGGAGATTGCCCTTCTGGCATTACAATGCATAAGTTTGAGCCCTAAAGACAGGCCAAGGATGCCAACTATTGTTGAAACCCTAGAAGTCGTGCAACTTTTGAAGGACATGGCTGTGACACATGGGCATTGGCCGGCGTCGCCCAAATCCAGTAGAAATGGGGTTTTTGGTGCTAAAGCTAGAATTGATGGAAATAAAGTTGCGTATATCAGGAAATCCACTGCGGCTACAACAGTAACTCAGAAATCTTGA